GTGTGGATCACCGTGGCCGGGGTTTCCGCCTCGCGCGGCACCTTGCGCGTCCAGCTCTACCGCGGCACCAGCGCCGACTGGCTGGAAAGCGGTCGCTGGCTCAATCGCATAGAATTGCCCGCACGCGCTGGCACCATGCAGGTATGCATGCCCGTGCCCGCCGCCGGCACCTATGCCATCGCGATCCGCCACGACGTAAACGGCAATGGCGGTACCGACCTGCGCACCGATGGCGGCGGCATGTCGAACAATCCCAGCATCAATATCTTCAACCTCGGCCGCCCCAGCGTGGAGCGCACGCGGTTCTCGGTCGGGCGCGAGGTGAAGCCGATGTCCATCCGCATGCGTTACATGTGAGGCATCAAGGCGTGCGCTTTGCGCGCCACACCTGATTCAGCACCCCGGGCCCCACGAGCAGCGCGGCGAGCATGGGGTGGCGTTCGCGCCACGGCGTCATCTCGATCCTGATGCCGGTGTGCCGTTCCACCTTCCAGGCCGCGTAGCGCCCGGCCCCGTCGAACGTGCGCGTGGCGCGCAGCAGGCGCGCCAGGTTGAGCGGCTTGCCGAGCCGCCGCCGCCTCGTCCACCAGCGCAGGATAGCGTCGCGCCTTCCGCGCGGCAGTGATGGGCGGATGACGCCATCGGCTTGCGAAAAAGGAATGTCGGCGCTTTCCAGCGCGAGCGGCAGCAGACCTTCGAAATGTGCCGCGTTGAGCGCGAGGATGGACTCCTCCCGGCCCGGTCTTTCCACCCGCAGCTCAGCCCGGTAGGTGGCGCGAAACAGCGCCCGCCAATAGTCAGCCTCTGTCCCGTGCGCCGGCCCCACCGCCACTGCCAGCCGCGCCGCGGTGCGGCAGGCCGCCGCCACCGCTTCGGCAACTTGCGTGCGCGCCGTCGCATCGCGGCTCCAGACCAGCGCGCTGGGCTGCACGAAGCGCGCCCATATCGTGGTATCCAGGGTCTCGCCCGCCGCTGCCTCTGTGAATTTTGCCAGGGTCATGGTGGCGATCTTGGCGCGCAGCATTTCGCTGGTGCCGTCGCCGCGGTGCATCCACTCGCGATAGGACACGGTGGGCCATAACCCGCGCTCGGGCGCGCCCGGCAAAAGGACGTAGAAGTCGAGCACGCCCTCGCGCAGTCCGGTCCTGAGGTTGGAGCCATAGAACAGCACGGCCAGCGCGCCCGCCTCGCGCGCCAGGCGATCGGCAAAGGCGGTCACGGCAGGATCGACAGGGCGGGCGAGCACCGGCCCGGCGCGCAAGGCCAGGGTCACGGCACCACGAAGCGCAGCGGGGCGCCCGCGCCGAGGCGATAGTCCCCGGGCGGAAAGGCCTCCCCGTCGAGCACGAAGGTATCTTCCAGCGTGATGGAAAACGCATTGCCGCCCAGGCGATGAACACCGCGCCGCAGCGTCGCCTGGCTCATCCGCCCGCGCATCACGGCGCCGATCCGCAGCAGCAGGCTGCGCCGGGAATTGTCGAGCAGGATCAGCCGCACCGCGCCGGGTAGCCCCCGCATCGGGTCGAGCCCCAAGGGAAAGTTCTTCAGCGATGACGCGAACAACAGGTAGCGCTCGTCTTCCGGCAGCCCGCCGAAATGCGCCACCTCGCTGCCGTCCTCGCAGAACACGCGCATGCGCGATCCGCTGCGCCAGCCGTTGCGGCTGTTGCCGAGCAAGGCCTGCAACACGCTCCACGCTGCTGTCACCCCGACGACGGCGGCATT
This is a stretch of genomic DNA from Aurantiacibacter arachoides. It encodes these proteins:
- a CDS encoding DUF2141 domain-containing protein, yielding MTRRPSMTSAAILAGALFATGLATPASAQQYRNEIRHSAAPCQGAGPAVWITVAGVSASRGTLRVQLYRGTSADWLESGRWLNRIELPARAGTMQVCMPVPAAGTYAIAIRHDVNGNGGTDLRTDGGGMSNNPSINIFNLGRPSVERTRFSVGREVKPMSIRMRYM